The following coding sequences are from one Arachis hypogaea cultivar Tifrunner chromosome 7, arahy.Tifrunner.gnm2.J5K5, whole genome shotgun sequence window:
- the LOC112703467 gene encoding interactor of constitutive active ROPs 4: MPRSRGSDLPQRHSPRGPHQLRTSSSDSDPLHHRPIADRSPKLGDRRSPRGAQSEALNQKKLGTRIADLESQLGQAQEELKMLKDQLALAEAAKREAQDELVKKAEKLEVPAVAEKFQEKCTSKNPLQESNNKTEATKLQDGVIRDENQEETDVFEVLIEKVAIEVAKPDQVQVEKETKSLEQDLTAPEISELNKPSVDELMKLKDDEIALLKSSLEEKVKQLETVNSENENLKNQLNETDSKVSAAAIKEEEMKLQLNKLGQELEAGKSNADKLNEKLTTTEAEKEVLESEMKKLRVQTEQWRKAADAAAAVLAGGMDINGRIPERCGSMDKHFGGNFETPAGRYNGYVGSPGMADELDDGFGSVKRKGSGIRMFGDLWKKKGQK, encoded by the exons ATGCCAAGATCAAG GGGATCAGATTTGCCTCAAAGGCATTCACCTCGAGGTCCACATCAACTTCGGACATCGAGTTCCGATTCGGATCCATTGCATCACCGGCCAATCGCAGACCGCAGTCCAAAGCTAGGAGACCGGCGTTCGCCAAGAGGTGCTCAGTCTGAGGCACTGAATCAGAAGAAGCTAGGAACACGCATTGCGGATTTGGAATCGCAGCTAGGTCAAGCACAAGAAGAGTTGAAGATGTTGAAGGACCAGCTTGCTTTGGCAGAAGCTGCGAAAAGAGAAGCTCAAGATGAACTAGTCAAGAAAGCCGAGAAATTAGAAGTGCCGGCCGTGGCAGAGAAGTTCCAAGAAAAATGCACATCAAAGAATCCTCTTCAAGAATCTAACAACAAAACTGAAGCAACTAAGCTTCAGGATGGTGTTATACGAGATGAAAATCAAGAAGAGACTGACGTTTTCGAAGTCCTCATCGAAAAGGTAGCAATTGAAGTTGCCAAACCTGATCAAGTGCAAGTAGAAAAGGAAACTAAATCACTTGAACAGGACTTAACTGCACCCGAAATTTCGGAGCTGAACAAGCCTTCAGTGGATGAACTGATGAAACTAAAAGATGATGAGATAGCATTGCTAAAGTCCAGTTTGGAGGAGAAAGTGAAGCAATTGGAGACAGTAAATAGTGAGAATGAGAATTTAAAAAACCAATTGAACGAAACGGATTCAAAAGTTTCGGCTGCTGCAATaaaggaagaagaaatgaagcTTCAGCTGAACAAATTGGGACAAGAATTGGAGGCTGGAAAGTCCAATGCAGACAAGCTGAATGAGAAATTGACAACTACAGAAGCCGAGAAGGAGGTGTTGGAATCAGAGATGAAGAAGCTGAGGGTGCAAACAGAACAGTGGAGAAAAGCTGCGGATGCGGCAGCTGCAGTGCTCGCTGGCGGCATGGATATAAATGGCAGGATCCCTGAGAGGTGTGGCTCCATGGACAAGCACTTCGGTGGCAATTTTGAGACACCAGCCGGAAGGTACAATGGATATGTTGGTTCTCCAGGTATGGCTGATGAATTGGATGATGGTTTTGGAAGTGTAAAGAGGAAGGGTTCGGGGATCAGAATGTTTggagatttatggaagaaaaaggGCCAAAAGTGA